The Mycolicibacterium aichiense region GGCGTGCTCGGCGCATCCCGGATCGCCGAGAACGCGATCGTCGGGCCGGCCCGGGATCTGGGCCACCGGCTCGTGGTGGTGGCCGCCCGGGATCCGCAGCGCGCCCGCCGGTTCGCCGACACCTACGGGGTGGAGCGCACCGCGGACAGCTACGCCGACGTGGTCGAGGACGCGGAGGTCGACGTGGTCTACAACCCGTTGGCCAACAGCCTGCACGCCCCGTGGAACCTAGCTGCGATCAAGGCAGGCAAACCGGTGCTGACCGAAAAGCCGTTCGCGCGCAACCACATCGAGGCACAACAGGTCGCCGACGCCGCCGCGGAAGCCGGGGTGAGCATGCTGGAGGGCTTCCACTACCTGTTTCATCCGGTGACCCAGCGAATGTTCGAACTGGCAGCCAACGGCGAGCTCGGTGAGATCCGGCACGTGGAGGTCAGGATGGCGATGCCGGCGCCCGCACCTGACGACCCGCGCTGGTCGCTGGATCTGGCCGGCGGGGCGCTGATGGACCTCGGCTGCTACGGCCTGCACATCA contains the following coding sequences:
- a CDS encoding Gfo/Idh/MocA family protein, translating into MSLRIGVLGASRIAENAIVGPARDLGHRLVVVAARDPQRARRFADTYGVERTADSYADVVEDAEVDVVYNPLANSLHAPWNLAAIKAGKPVLTEKPFARNHIEAQQVADAAAEAGVSMLEGFHYLFHPVTQRMFELAANGELGEIRHVEVRMAMPAPAPDDPRWSLDLAGGALMDLGCYGLHIMRQLGARGLGRPAITAAHASQRSAGVDEWCDVELRFPSGATGCSANTMTAEAFSFTMKVVGTKGDALAHDFIKPHTDDRITIRTPDGTRVEHLGTRASYTYQLDAFAAHVLDGAPLPIGVEDAVHNMHYVDAAYRAAGMSPR